Within Dysgonomonas sp. HDW5A, the genomic segment TCCTGTGCATCCATTATGCGGTAATGAATGTGAGTACCTAAATTATCGGAAACCGATTTAGCTTCGTCAATCATATTAGGGGAGAGGTCAACGGCTGTGACTTCATATCCTGCCAAGTATAATATATTGGCAAAATATCCTGATGCTGTGCCGACTTCCAATACTTTATTTCCCGATAGTTTTGGGAGCAGCGATTTAAAGTGATTTAACCAATATTGTGTTTCGGGTAGAGTCCAAGCCTCTTGTTTCTCCTCCCGCCAGATGGCACTCTGTTTATCCCAATATTTTGCTATTTCTGTAATCATTATAAATATTTTATAAGTTCTTTTCCTGTGTTTTCACCATAAAGTTCCAGCAGTATTGCTTTGATTTCTTCTTTACTATCCTTTCCCTTCGAGCCGTAAGCCCAATTGTTAATTGCTACTGCTGCACAGAGTGATTTGAATGTATGAGGATTGTAAAAAAACATCGGTATCAGGTTATGAATCTGCTTTTGTTGTATAGCGGTTATCCCACTCAACTCCTTTTTATTATAAAATAAATCGGGGCTATCATTCCACATAACAATCATATCCGGATTCCATTCGATTAGTGTTTCGGGATTGATGTTGGGTTTATCTATTTCCGATGGGCAAACATTTTCTACGCCTGCTAAATCGAGGCAATCGTTCATCATACTGTTGCGTCCTGTGGTCGAAAAAATGCGACCGTTAGCCCATGTGAAATATACAGTTTTTGGAAGTGAGTCTTTTTTGGAAGAAGTACGTTCATCCAGTTCTTTTATTTTATTCTCGGCATAAGTAATTAACTGTTTGCCTCTCTCTTCTTTTCCGATAAGGAGCGAAATATCGTTCATTTCCTTTTTGAGATCATCGTATCTGGCAGCCGCTGCAATATATACAGGTATATTCATTTGTTGAAGCGTTCTTACAATACTTTCAGGTAATTGCTGGGCAATAACCAAATCGGGATTTAGTTGTATGATGCTTTCTAAATTGGCAAGCTCGTTGCTGCCCGGTGTTGCCAGTTGTTTGTTTAGAATGCGTGAGTCGATATGCTTGTAATAGTCGTATAATTCGTTATCGAAATAAGTTTCAGCCGGAATACCTACCAGTTTATCTTGTGCTTGAAGCATATATATAACATCTACCGATGGGTCGAACAGGCATACTATGCGTTCGGCAGGTTTAGAGATATGTATTTCATTTCCCTGAATATCGGTAACCGATATTTCTTTGGTATTTTCGGATCTTTTGTCGGTAGAGTTGCTGCAACTCGTTACGAAGATCATTCCTATGAATAAATAAAGTAGACGCATAATATTTTATAAAAGAGGGTGTTTTTAATGTTACTTTTTAACTGTAATTTCCCATATTGATAAACTATACCTTCAATTATAAGTTTAGGGTAATCGAACAGCGATAATTTACCGGTGGCAATTGCACCCAATAATACATGTCATTTCTTTTCCATGCCGTCGAATACTGGTGGCTATCCAAAATGTTATTTACCATAAGGTTGATACTGAATTTTCTTTTGGAATACGATACACCTCCATCCAGTCTGAAAAAGTCTTTTAGATCCTGAGGATCACTTGATGTAAATCTTTCGGCTCTGCCAGCCATGTATTGGTATCCTAAAGACAGGCTAAAACCCTTTATGCTTTTAAATGGCAGTGCATAATCGAGCCAAGTGTTTTGTATATGCCTGATACGGTTCGGAGTCGGTTTGCCTACTAAAGCCGGATTTTTGTCGTCTTTTGTGATTTTCGAGTCCGTGTACGCGTAATTTATTATGACATTAAGCCCTTTGACGATTTGTCCTCTGAGGTCAAACTCTATCCCTTTCGATTCGTTTTCACCCGATTGATAAATATCATTGTTAACAGGATCTTTTACTATGTTCTGACTTCGGGTAATATGATAGACCGATAGAGTTGTATTCAGTGCCTTGTTGTTCCAATCCTTTTTCAGTCCAGCTTCGAAACTCTTGCCTCGAATAGGTTTTAGAGGATTTTTCTGATAATCGATACCTGCTTGCGGTATAAACGAATTATCGTATAATCCGTAGATGCTGAATGATTTCGTGATCAGATAATTAGCTCCTATTCTAGGAGTGAGAATCCAATCCGAAGCATCGGTTTTTTCTCCGTATTGATTAAAGTCTGCCTCAAATTGAGTTAACCGTATCCCTCCGTTAATTTTAAGTTTGTTATGTAGTAAACCAATTTCATCCATAACGTAAAACGAAGTGTAGTAAAGCTTACTGTCGGTTAGATTTTCGGGAGAGTTAATCTGGTTTTCGGAATCAAAATCTCCACCTGTGCCGTTATTGTTAATCACATTTGCATATACCGGATTTGTTATATCCAGTGGGTAAATAGTCGATGCAGTATTCCATGTATCTTGTGTTTTGTTGTGTTTGTGATTGAAATCGATTCCGGCAAGGAAAGAATGCTTTACTTCTCCTGTAGAGAAATTACCTTGAGTAAAAGCTTGTGCCGAGAAAATATTGTATTTCATGCCATCATAAACATAATATCTGTCAAGGATGTTCGGGTTGGTCTCGTTTTTCCCGTAAACCCAGAATATAGTTCCTGCCGATTGACTGTTAATTTCCGATAGTTGACCGGTAAAAGACCAGTTTTTGTTTATTTTTTTCTGAAAGTTCGCAAAAACATTATGATCATTGGCTTTATATGGTCTCGAACTGGGATCGGTGATGCTGAAGTTTCGCGGAAGCGAACCAAATCCGTTGGGTGATATTTGTGCTTCACTAAGCATCATATAGTTGAGCCTTTGATAAATATACTCGACCGTTAGTGTAGTATTTTCATCAAACTTATATTTTAGGGAAGGGGCAATCAGAATACGCTCGTTACTATCGAATCGAAGGAATCCTTTTTTATTCATACCCATAATATTGAAGCGGTACAACAGCTTGCCTTTGTTATCTAATTTTCCCCCCAGATCGGCTTCTGCTCTTATAAGCCCGAAACTACCTTGTATAACGCTGAATGTTTTCTTATTGATACCTGTCGGTTTTTTTGTGATGATATTATACGAACCGGCAGGATCTCCCAGCGAATTCATAAATCCGGCAGGTCCTTTTATAAACTCAATATTTTCTATTATGGC encodes:
- a CDS encoding TonB-dependent siderophore receptor; the encoded protein is MKQKLTTICIAYMLCTVQNYASATEIEADSVKIITLNEVIIESNNDKKYRTDKLSSSLRIQQQLLETPQNIQLISAEVLKDQFSLNVNESITRNVSGAFREELHNGISADIYMRGGYISAQRNGVDLRPLLKGPIGDDVAIIENIEFIKGPAGFMNSLGDPAGSYNIITKKPTGINKKTFSVIQGSFGLIRAEADLGGKLDNKGKLLYRFNIMGMNKKGFLRFDSNERILIAPSLKYKFDENTTLTVEYIYQRLNYMMLSEAQISPNGFGSLPRNFSITDPSSRPYKANDHNVFANFQKKINKNWSFTGQLSEINSQSAGTIFWVYGKNETNPNILDRYYVYDGMKYNIFSAQAFTQGNFSTGEVKHSFLAGIDFNHKHNKTQDTWNTASTIYPLDITNPVYANVINNNGTGGDFDSENQINSPENLTDSKLYYTSFYVMDEIGLLHNKLKINGGIRLTQFEADFNQYGEKTDASDWILTPRIGANYLITKSFSIYGLYDNSFIPQAGIDYQKNPLKPIRGKSFEAGLKKDWNNKALNTTLSVYHITRSQNIVKDPVNNDIYQSGENESKGIEFDLRGQIVKGLNVIINYAYTDSKITKDDKNPALVGKPTPNRIRHIQNTWLDYALPFKSIKGFSLSLGYQYMAGRAERFTSSDPQDLKDFFRLDGGVSYSKRKFSINLMVNNILDSHQYSTAWKRNDMYYWVQLPPVNYRCSITLNL
- a CDS encoding ABC transporter substrate-binding protein, which codes for MRLLYLFIGMIFVTSCSNSTDKRSENTKEISVTDIQGNEIHISKPAERIVCLFDPSVDVIYMLQAQDKLVGIPAETYFDNELYDYYKHIDSRILNKQLATPGSNELANLESIIQLNPDLVIAQQLPESIVRTLQQMNIPVYIAAAARYDDLKKEMNDISLLIGKEERGKQLITYAENKIKELDERTSSKKDSLPKTVYFTWANGRIFSTTGRNSMMNDCLDLAGVENVCPSEIDKPNINPETLIEWNPDMIVMWNDSPDLFYNKKELSGITAIQQKQIHNLIPMFFYNPHTFKSLCAAVAINNWAYGSKGKDSKEEIKAILLELYGENTGKELIKYL